From the genome of Perca flavescens isolate YP-PL-M2 chromosome 1, PFLA_1.0, whole genome shotgun sequence, one region includes:
- the LOC114554514 gene encoding probable polypeptide N-acetylgalactosaminyltransferase 8 isoform X1 yields MSRSTRMRSGWIKGSFLAFALAAALLYLGSIKREVYNRSKKLQRAHHNDSIRDQGMLTRMDKIEMDISRLFNLMKKLEKKEPVKRNNAEVKMERKVVRKLYPNSALFSKWGDALSEEEQKEAETLYQRYGYNAFLSDRLPLNREIPDTRPTRCVEKKYPEDLPSMSVVLIYLDEALSIIKRAIRSIIDKTPARLLKEIILVDDHSTNEDLMEKLDEYVNSIDEELPGLMKKVRHSEQLGLTQARLSGWRAAVGDVVAILDAHVEVHVQWAEPLLARIKEDRTVILTPVFDKVNFDDLTLNPYIPAADAFDWALWCMYEYFRPEWYALKDDSQPGKSPSVMGILVADRKFFGEIGSLDGGMKIYGGENVELGIRVWLCGGSIEVIPCSKIAHIERAKKPYLPDLSEMVKRNALRVAEVWMDEYKHNVNVAWNLPIDKHGIDIGDVSERKKLREKLKCKPFKWYLDHIYPQLDPLQDLLGYGVLINDLAPDICIDQGPMPGNIPTVYGCHYHSSQHCYYRTDGQLYIGRIKSHKYNSNSCLVDPGTGVYPGLYECKTAQQKKFHMLWDFKQDGPIQNRETKRCLEIAKADDGYYKLVVKQCSSQSWKIQHLINDH; encoded by the exons ATGAGCAGAAGCACCAGGATGAGGTCTGGCTGGATTAAAGGATCATTTCTGGCTTTTGCCCTGGCTGCAGCGCTGCTATACCTGGGCTCCATAAAGAGGGAGGTTTATAACCGTTCGAAGAAACTCCAGAGGGCCCACCACAACGACTCCATCAGGGATCAGGGAATGCTCACAAGGATGGACAAGATAGAAATGGACATCAGCAGGCTGT TCAATCTGAtgaaaaaacttgaaaaaaaggAACCGGTGAAACGCAACAATGCAGAGGTGAAGATGGAGAGGAAGGTTGTGAGGAAGCTATACCCGAACTCAGCTCTGTTCAGCAAGTGGGGTGATGCACTATCGGAGGAAGAGCAGAAGGAGGCTGAGACGTTGTACCAGAGATACGGCTACAACGCCTTCCTCAGCGACAGGCTGCCCCTCAACAGAGAGATCCCAGATACGAGGCCCACCAG GTGCGTTGAGAAAAAGTACCCCGAGGATTTGCCTTCCATGAGCGTTGTGTTAATCTACCTGGATGAAGCTCTTTCTATCATCAAAAGGGCCATCCGCAGCATCATAGACAAGACGCCAGCTCGGCTGCTGAAAGAAATCATACTGGTGGATGACCACAGCACTAACG AGGATTTAATGGAGAAACTGGATGAATACGTCAACTCTATCGACGAGGAGTTGCCAGGCCTCATGAAGAAAGTCAGGCACTCTGAGCAGCTCGGCCTCACCCAGGCAAGACTGTCGGGATGGAGGGCTGCTGTGGGCGACGTGGTGGCTATCTTAGACGCTCACGTAGAAGTCCATGTACAATG GGCGGAACCGTTGTTAGCTCGGATTAAAGAGGACCGCACTGTGATATTGACACCAGTGTTTGACAAAGTCAATTTTGATGACCTGACACTGAATCCCTATATACCTGCGGCGGATGCCTTTGACTGGGCTCTGTGGTGCATGTACGAATACTTCAGACCTGAGTGGTACGCTTTAAAGGACGACTCACAACCTGGAAA GAGCCCCTCCGTAATGGGGATTCTTGTAGCTGATCGCAAGTTCTTTGGCGAGATCGGAAGTCTTGATGGTGGAATGAAAATATATGGTGGTGAAAATGTGGAACTCGGCATCCGG GTGTGGCTGTGTGGAGGAAGTATAGAAGTTATACCTTGCTCTAAAATTGCCCACATTGAACGAGCCAAAAAGCCTTATCTTCCAGACTTGAGTGAAATGGTGAAGCGTAATGCACTGAGGGTGGCAGAggtgtggatggatgaatatAAACACAACGTCAACGTTGCCTGGAACCTTCCCATAGAT AAACATGGGATAGATATTGGGGATGTGTCGGAGAGGAAAAAGTTGAGAGAGAAGCTTAAATGCAAGCCCTTTAAGTGGTATCTTGATCATATTTACCCCCAGCTGGACCCTCTGCAGGACCTGCTAGGTTATGGAGTG CTGATAAATGATCTGGCGCCAGATATCTGCATTGACCAAGGCCCAATGCCTGGGAATATACCCACTGTATATGGATGCCACTACCACTCTTCTCAG CACTGTTATTATCGCACCGATGGACAACTCTACATCGGCAGAATCAAATCTCACAAGtacaacagcaacagctgtCTGGTGGACCCCGGCACTGGAGTCTACCCGGGACTCTACGAGTGCAAAACAGCCCAGCAGAAGAAATTCCACATGCTGTGGGATTTCAAACAG GATGGACCTatacagaacagagaaacaaagagatgCCTGGAAATTGCGAAGGCTGATGACGGCTATTACAAACTTGTTGTTAAGCAGTGTAGTAGTCAGAGCTGGAAGATACAACATCTCATCAATGACCACTGA
- the LOC114554514 gene encoding probable polypeptide N-acetylgalactosaminyltransferase 8 isoform X2, producing MSRSTRMRSGWIKGSFLAFALAAALLYLGSIKREVYNRSKKLQRAHHNDSIRDQGMLTRMDKIEMDISRLFNLMKKLEKKEPVKRNNAEVKMERKVVRKLYPNSALFSKWGDALSEEEQKEAETLYQRYGYNAFLSDRLPLNREIPDTRPTRCVEKKYPEDLPSMSVVLIYLDEALSIIKRAIRSIIDKTPARLLKEIILVDDHSTNEDLMEKLDEYVNSIDEELPGLMKKVRHSEQLGLTQARLSGWRAAVGDVVAILDAHVEVHVQWSPSVMGILVADRKFFGEIGSLDGGMKIYGGENVELGIRVWLCGGSIEVIPCSKIAHIERAKKPYLPDLSEMVKRNALRVAEVWMDEYKHNVNVAWNLPIDKHGIDIGDVSERKKLREKLKCKPFKWYLDHIYPQLDPLQDLLGYGVLINDLAPDICIDQGPMPGNIPTVYGCHYHSSQHCYYRTDGQLYIGRIKSHKYNSNSCLVDPGTGVYPGLYECKTAQQKKFHMLWDFKQDGPIQNRETKRCLEIAKADDGYYKLVVKQCSSQSWKIQHLINDH from the exons ATGAGCAGAAGCACCAGGATGAGGTCTGGCTGGATTAAAGGATCATTTCTGGCTTTTGCCCTGGCTGCAGCGCTGCTATACCTGGGCTCCATAAAGAGGGAGGTTTATAACCGTTCGAAGAAACTCCAGAGGGCCCACCACAACGACTCCATCAGGGATCAGGGAATGCTCACAAGGATGGACAAGATAGAAATGGACATCAGCAGGCTGT TCAATCTGAtgaaaaaacttgaaaaaaaggAACCGGTGAAACGCAACAATGCAGAGGTGAAGATGGAGAGGAAGGTTGTGAGGAAGCTATACCCGAACTCAGCTCTGTTCAGCAAGTGGGGTGATGCACTATCGGAGGAAGAGCAGAAGGAGGCTGAGACGTTGTACCAGAGATACGGCTACAACGCCTTCCTCAGCGACAGGCTGCCCCTCAACAGAGAGATCCCAGATACGAGGCCCACCAG GTGCGTTGAGAAAAAGTACCCCGAGGATTTGCCTTCCATGAGCGTTGTGTTAATCTACCTGGATGAAGCTCTTTCTATCATCAAAAGGGCCATCCGCAGCATCATAGACAAGACGCCAGCTCGGCTGCTGAAAGAAATCATACTGGTGGATGACCACAGCACTAACG AGGATTTAATGGAGAAACTGGATGAATACGTCAACTCTATCGACGAGGAGTTGCCAGGCCTCATGAAGAAAGTCAGGCACTCTGAGCAGCTCGGCCTCACCCAGGCAAGACTGTCGGGATGGAGGGCTGCTGTGGGCGACGTGGTGGCTATCTTAGACGCTCACGTAGAAGTCCATGTACAATG GAGCCCCTCCGTAATGGGGATTCTTGTAGCTGATCGCAAGTTCTTTGGCGAGATCGGAAGTCTTGATGGTGGAATGAAAATATATGGTGGTGAAAATGTGGAACTCGGCATCCGG GTGTGGCTGTGTGGAGGAAGTATAGAAGTTATACCTTGCTCTAAAATTGCCCACATTGAACGAGCCAAAAAGCCTTATCTTCCAGACTTGAGTGAAATGGTGAAGCGTAATGCACTGAGGGTGGCAGAggtgtggatggatgaatatAAACACAACGTCAACGTTGCCTGGAACCTTCCCATAGAT AAACATGGGATAGATATTGGGGATGTGTCGGAGAGGAAAAAGTTGAGAGAGAAGCTTAAATGCAAGCCCTTTAAGTGGTATCTTGATCATATTTACCCCCAGCTGGACCCTCTGCAGGACCTGCTAGGTTATGGAGTG CTGATAAATGATCTGGCGCCAGATATCTGCATTGACCAAGGCCCAATGCCTGGGAATATACCCACTGTATATGGATGCCACTACCACTCTTCTCAG CACTGTTATTATCGCACCGATGGACAACTCTACATCGGCAGAATCAAATCTCACAAGtacaacagcaacagctgtCTGGTGGACCCCGGCACTGGAGTCTACCCGGGACTCTACGAGTGCAAAACAGCCCAGCAGAAGAAATTCCACATGCTGTGGGATTTCAAACAG GATGGACCTatacagaacagagaaacaaagagatgCCTGGAAATTGCGAAGGCTGATGACGGCTATTACAAACTTGTTGTTAAGCAGTGTAGTAGTCAGAGCTGGAAGATACAACATCTCATCAATGACCACTGA